In Candidatus Margulisiibacteriota bacterium, a single window of DNA contains:
- a CDS encoding replicative DNA helicase yields the protein MQDRLPPQNLEAEQSVLGAVLIDKDAFSKIVDMIKSVSFYRDAHKMIFEAMISLYEKSEPIDIITITNCLREKNLLDAVGGSYYLTQLINSVPTSANITYYAKIVDEKALLRDLISAGSEIVRCAFDESLSVESAIDQSEKIIMNVAQMKIREGFIPIKDILSPVMDRIESIYDKKDALIGIPTGFTDLDQMTSGFQKADLIILAARPSMGKTAFCLNIAANIALKNKLPVAIFSLEMSKESLVQRMLCSDAEIDAQRLKTGNLHDHEWKKLTRAIGRLSEAPVYIDDTASVSLLELKAKARRLQAERGISLIIIDYLQLMQGGKSRNESRNQEISEIARGLKSVGRELNVPILALSQLSRAVEQRQEKIPRLSDLRESGEIEQTADLVCFIHREDYYNAQVENGNEAEIIIAKQRNGPTGSVKLFFKKEITKFHNIEKKINVAQEM from the coding sequence ATGCAAGATAGGTTACCACCACAAAATCTTGAAGCAGAACAATCTGTTTTAGGCGCTGTTTTAATTGATAAAGATGCTTTTTCAAAGATTGTAGATATGATAAAGTCCGTTTCATTTTACCGGGACGCTCACAAAATGATTTTTGAGGCAATGATCTCATTATATGAAAAAAGTGAACCTATTGATATTATTACCATTACCAATTGTTTGCGAGAGAAAAATTTGCTGGATGCTGTCGGCGGTAGCTATTATTTAACACAGTTGATTAATAGTGTGCCAACATCCGCGAACATAACCTACTACGCCAAAATTGTAGATGAAAAGGCCTTGCTTCGTGATCTGATCTCAGCAGGATCGGAGATAGTTCGTTGTGCATTCGATGAATCTTTATCGGTAGAATCCGCTATCGATCAAAGTGAAAAGATAATCATGAATGTCGCTCAAATGAAAATCCGTGAAGGTTTTATTCCCATCAAAGATATCCTTTCTCCGGTTATGGACAGAATTGAATCTATATACGACAAAAAGGATGCACTCATCGGTATCCCAACAGGATTCACTGATTTGGATCAGATGACATCCGGTTTTCAGAAGGCTGATCTTATTATTCTGGCTGCGAGGCCAAGTATGGGAAAGACTGCTTTTTGTCTGAATATAGCTGCAAATATTGCATTAAAAAACAAATTGCCGGTTGCGATATTTAGTCTGGAAATGAGTAAAGAATCTCTAGTTCAACGTATGCTTTGTTCTGATGCCGAGATCGATGCCCAGCGGCTAAAAACCGGGAACCTGCATGATCATGAATGGAAAAAACTGACAAGGGCAATTGGCCGATTGAGTGAAGCGCCGGTCTATATCGATGATACCGCATCAGTTTCGCTTCTGGAGCTTAAGGCAAAAGCCAGAAGACTTCAAGCTGAGCGAGGGATATCGCTTATCATAATAGACTATTTACAATTAATGCAGGGCGGTAAAAGTAGAAACGAGAGTAGAAACCAGGAAATATCTGAAATAGCTCGAGGTCTTAAGTCTGTTGGTCGGGAACTGAATGTTCCCATCCTGGCCTTATCGCAGTTGAGCCGGGCAGTAGAGCAAAGACAAGAAAAGATTCCTCGATTATCAGACTTAAGGGAGTCAGGAGAAATTGAACAAACTGCTGACTTAGTATGTTTTATACATCGTGAGGATTATTATAATGCCCAGGTTGAAAATGGAAATGAGGCCGAAATTATTATCGCCAAGCAAAGGAATGGTCCTACCGGTTCTGTTAAGTTATTCTTTAAAAAGGAAATTACAAAATTTCATAATATTGAGAAGAAAATAAATGTTGCGCAAGAAATGTAG
- the pyk gene encoding pyruvate kinase produces MKRINTKIIATIGPSSNSEAKIIELIHAGATIFRINTSHEAPEEHKRRIDLIRSIAKKLNMYIPIILDLQGPKIRVGILTQPIQLNEGDIVKLKYGMTTDEPGIIPVDYKGIVENAKIGERLLFNDGRISSEIIEKKDEYLTIKIVDGGELSSRKGLNIPGSTANIPSVTERDKEFIKFAVENDIDYIALSFIRTGDDILQARQCLRDLKSDIPIIAKIEKPQAVENLGGILEVADGIMVARGDLGIELSPEKVPIVQKRIIIEANIKGKTVITATQMLESMITESIPTRAEASDVANAIIDGTDVVMLSGETAVGKHPKKTVKMMNNIAHNVETSSLYKELMYAYYLKTGKKKHSQHFAIDIIRAFNEVDISAIVAFTRTGYTARLLSKARVTVPTIALCDNVKLCRQMNLLWGIFPYYMELDMNFTEKFIKEVDELLIDKTFLKLGDNVIMTVGLPYLAMGKTNFVRLHQLGSTTTVYE; encoded by the coding sequence ATGAAACGTATCAATACAAAAATAATAGCAACGATCGGACCTTCTTCAAATAGCGAAGCAAAAATAATTGAACTTATTCATGCAGGTGCAACAATATTCAGGATCAACACTTCGCATGAAGCCCCGGAAGAACACAAAAGAAGAATAGATCTTATTCGTAGTATCGCAAAAAAACTAAATATGTACATTCCTATCATATTAGATCTTCAAGGCCCAAAAATCCGTGTCGGGATATTGACGCAACCGATTCAGCTTAATGAAGGCGACATCGTTAAGTTAAAGTATGGCATGACTACTGATGAACCTGGAATAATTCCTGTCGATTACAAAGGAATCGTTGAAAATGCAAAAATTGGAGAAAGGCTACTTTTTAATGACGGCAGGATCTCGAGTGAGATAATTGAAAAGAAAGATGAATACCTTACTATAAAAATTGTTGACGGTGGAGAATTAAGTTCGAGAAAAGGATTAAATATCCCTGGAAGCACAGCAAATATACCTTCGGTTACCGAAAGAGACAAAGAGTTTATAAAGTTTGCAGTTGAGAATGATATTGATTATATTGCGCTTTCTTTCATCCGCACAGGCGATGATATACTACAAGCTCGTCAGTGTCTCCGTGACCTGAAGTCTGATATTCCTATCATAGCAAAAATTGAGAAACCACAAGCAGTCGAAAATCTTGGAGGAATATTAGAGGTTGCGGATGGGATTATGGTGGCTCGAGGCGATCTTGGAATCGAACTATCCCCGGAAAAAGTACCTATTGTACAGAAACGTATAATTATAGAAGCTAACATAAAGGGAAAAACAGTCATAACCGCAACACAAATGCTTGAATCAATGATTACAGAATCAATACCAACACGTGCTGAAGCCAGTGACGTAGCTAATGCAATTATTGACGGGACGGATGTCGTTATGCTATCTGGAGAAACAGCAGTGGGAAAACACCCGAAAAAAACAGTTAAAATGATGAACAATATTGCCCATAATGTAGAGACAAGCAGCTTATATAAAGAATTAATGTACGCGTATTATTTAAAAACAGGCAAAAAAAAGCATTCCCAACATTTTGCAATCGATATAATAAGAGCTTTTAATGAAGTAGATATTTCTGCAATTGTCGCGTTTACGAGAACCGGATATACTGCAAGGCTACTTTCGAAAGCTCGAGTTACAGTCCCGACAATCGCATTGTGTGATAATGTTAAGCTTTGTCGGCAAATGAACCTACTCTGGGGAATATTCCCCTATTATATGGAATTAGACATGAATTTCACTGAAAAGTTCATAAAAGAAGTTGACGAATTGCTAATTGATAAGACATTTCTCAAATTAGGTGATAATGTCATTATGACGGTAGGGCTTCCTTACCTTGCGATGGGCAAAACCAATTTTGTTCGCCTTCATCAGTTAGGTAGCACCACTACAGTTTACGAATAG
- a CDS encoding N-acetyltransferase, with protein sequence MRKANTSDSRAIFQLIKCYADCDLMLFKPLFEIYESIRDFYVIEENNEIVACCALELYWEGLGEIRSLAVKEDFHGKGLGKKIVEACTKEAIDLKIEKVFALTYKEKFFAKLGFNEVDKNDMPQKIWAQCVNCSKFPDCNEICMIKDL encoded by the coding sequence ATAAGGAAAGCAAATACTTCAGATAGCAGAGCTATCTTCCAGCTGATTAAATGTTATGCGGATTGTGATCTAATGCTGTTTAAACCGCTTTTCGAGATATATGAGTCTATCAGAGATTTTTATGTCATTGAAGAGAATAATGAAATCGTTGCTTGTTGTGCCCTTGAATTGTATTGGGAAGGCCTGGGTGAAATACGTAGTCTTGCCGTGAAGGAAGACTTTCATGGAAAAGGGCTGGGGAAAAAAATTGTTGAAGCCTGTACAAAAGAAGCAATTGATTTAAAGATCGAGAAAGTTTTTGCCCTTACGTATAAAGAAAAATTCTTTGCAAAATTAGGTTTTAATGAGGTGGATAAGAATGACATGCCCCAAAAGATCTGGGCCCAATGCGTTAATTGTAGCAAATTTCCTGACTGTAATGAAATATGTATGATAAAGGACCTTTAA
- the tsaD gene encoding tRNA (adenosine(37)-N6)-threonylcarbamoyltransferase complex transferase subunit TsaD translates to MLILGIETSCDETSVAIVEDGSKVYSNVIISQIKNHREYGGVVPEIASRKHTENISYVLDQAFKQANLTSNDIDAVAVSHKPGLFGALIIGVTAAKVISLVNDIPLVGVNHVIGHIYANFLSDEKPLFPFICLVVSGGHTFVAKVEDHLHFEILGRTRDDAAGEAFDKVARYLGLGYPGGPIIDKLAQQGNGQNYKFPRAMLSDSLDFSFSGLKTAVINKVNNLTDDPLSLDKQVVCDLVSGFQESVVSVLVDKTIAASKQNAIDNICIAGGVSANKKLRDEFAQACHIHNKSLYIPKFEYCTDNAAMIASAGYYKLEKGLVDGYDLNIEASFSL, encoded by the coding sequence ATGTTAATTTTAGGAATAGAAACCTCGTGTGATGAAACTTCTGTCGCAATTGTTGAAGACGGCTCAAAAGTTTATTCGAATGTTATTATTTCTCAAATAAAAAATCATAGAGAATACGGTGGAGTCGTACCGGAAATCGCGTCTCGCAAGCATACAGAAAATATTTCATATGTACTTGACCAAGCGTTTAAACAGGCGAACTTAACCTCGAATGATATTGACGCCGTGGCAGTATCCCATAAGCCAGGTTTATTTGGGGCGTTGATTATCGGGGTTACTGCAGCGAAAGTTATTTCTCTGGTTAACGATATACCTTTGGTCGGCGTGAATCATGTTATAGGTCATATTTATGCTAATTTTTTGTCAGACGAGAAACCTCTATTTCCGTTTATATGTTTAGTTGTCTCGGGTGGACATACGTTTGTTGCCAAAGTAGAAGATCATCTTCATTTTGAGATCCTTGGCAGGACGAGAGATGACGCGGCAGGTGAAGCCTTTGATAAGGTTGCCAGGTATCTTGGCCTGGGATACCCAGGAGGCCCTATTATCGACAAATTAGCACAACAGGGGAATGGGCAAAACTACAAGTTTCCTAGGGCTATGCTTAGTGATTCATTGGATTTTAGTTTTAGTGGGCTAAAAACTGCCGTTATAAATAAAGTTAATAACCTTACGGATGATCCACTCTCTTTGGACAAACAGGTTGTCTGCGATCTAGTGTCTGGGTTCCAGGAAAGCGTAGTTAGTGTTCTTGTAGATAAAACAATCGCAGCCTCCAAACAAAATGCTATCGATAATATATGTATAGCCGGTGGAGTATCTGCTAACAAAAAATTAAGAGATGAATTCGCGCAGGCATGCCATATTCATAATAAATCATTGTATATACCAAAGTTTGAGTATTGTACGGACAATGCCGCAATGATAGCCTCTGCAGGTTATTATAAGCTTGAAAAAGGCTTGGTTGATGGCTATGATCTTAATATTGAAGCTAGCTTTTCTTTATAA
- the larE gene encoding ATP-dependent sacrificial sulfur transferase LarE has protein sequence MQQENLEIRNKYSKLQKEINKYGSAIVAFSGGVDSTFLTKVTFDVLGENMLAVTAKSETYSDSELACTKEFSGKYGIPHIIIETSELGIEHFAENPANRCYYCKQELYSKLTNIKNDLSFSYVFDGSNADDIHDYRPGMQAVDELGIKKPLLDSGLTKNDIRALSKELGLETHDKPAMACLSSRFPYGTKITLNNIRMVGAAETFIKNLGVSQLRVRYHGDVARIETDENYFFLLLENREIIVKALKDIGFKYITVDIEGYRTGSLNEPLFVVDRK, from the coding sequence ATGCAGCAAGAAAATTTAGAAATACGCAATAAATATTCTAAACTACAAAAAGAGATAAACAAGTATGGGAGCGCAATTGTTGCTTTTTCCGGTGGAGTGGACAGTACGTTTCTTACCAAGGTAACCTTTGATGTTCTGGGCGAGAATATGTTAGCCGTAACAGCAAAATCTGAAACCTACAGCGATAGCGAACTGGCATGTACAAAAGAGTTTTCCGGAAAGTACGGGATACCTCATATTATCATAGAAACAAGTGAACTAGGCATTGAGCATTTTGCAGAAAATCCTGCTAATCGATGCTACTACTGTAAGCAAGAGCTGTATTCAAAATTAACGAATATAAAGAATGATCTGTCGTTTTCTTATGTGTTTGACGGCAGTAATGCTGATGATATCCATGATTATCGTCCTGGAATGCAAGCAGTTGATGAATTAGGCATCAAAAAACCTCTCCTGGACTCAGGGCTAACTAAAAACGATATCCGGGCCTTATCAAAAGAACTCGGTTTAGAAACGCATGACAAGCCGGCAATGGCTTGTTTGTCCTCAAGGTTTCCCTATGGCACCAAAATTACTCTGAATAACATTAGGATGGTCGGAGCAGCTGAAACTTTTATTAAAAATTTAGGGGTTTCTCAGTTACGAGTGCGTTATCATGGTGATGTAGCTCGGATTGAGACTGATGAAAATTATTTTTTTTTATTATTGGAAAATAGGGAAATAATTGTGAAAGCCTTGAAAGATATAGGATTTAAGTATATAACAGTCGACATCGAAGGTTATCGGACTGGCAGTCTGAATGAACCTTTGTTTGTTGTTGACAGAAAATAG
- a CDS encoding DUF2837 domain-containing protein, which translates to MIKCGFPFDAPGRSNNHIDTNYNNNYNVFVNLILFVSFFTFLIHLTESLAYSIRFAGLRTRQIAIAMSFVTSTLLVSRLSNMFQAPLLGNMVDTAIKQSNSMSIDKLQMNFRIIIFAAALGTFVGILLTPTFINIFNIAIKKFLIIGSLPKMAIMALKPRNIVTIVKCIRMPYIPSFKNLRLGHVSKTFLFMNLFVTSIYTIGVLCALYAGAKLPHLRATAVQLSGIVNGIATILLTLVVDPEGARITDQAVHEQRPPEDVKTVVISLLFTKFIGTLVVAQLFFIPASFYIIKVTEIIEKYFS; encoded by the coding sequence TTGATAAAATGCGGCTTTCCTTTTGATGCCCCAGGCAGGAGCAATAACCATATAGACACTAATTATAATAACAATTATAATGTTTTTGTGAATTTAATTCTTTTTGTTTCCTTTTTTACATTTCTCATTCATCTAACCGAATCGCTAGCTTATTCGATCCGGTTTGCTGGTCTTAGAACGCGGCAGATCGCTATCGCGATGTCGTTTGTTACATCTACTTTATTAGTCTCAAGGTTATCGAATATGTTCCAGGCTCCGTTGTTAGGAAATATGGTTGATACCGCGATTAAACAGAGTAATTCTATGTCAATTGATAAGCTGCAGATGAATTTCAGGATTATTATTTTTGCAGCTGCACTTGGGACCTTCGTCGGGATACTTCTTACTCCTACTTTTATTAATATATTTAATATAGCGATAAAAAAGTTTCTGATTATCGGGTCATTGCCCAAAATGGCTATAATGGCTTTAAAACCAAGAAATATCGTTACAATCGTTAAATGCATTAGAATGCCTTATATTCCTTCATTCAAAAATTTACGCTTAGGACATGTTTCGAAGACCTTCCTTTTTATGAACCTTTTTGTTACGTCAATCTATACGATTGGTGTTTTGTGTGCTCTTTATGCTGGTGCTAAACTGCCTCATTTACGAGCTACGGCTGTCCAATTATCCGGAATAGTTAATGGAATTGCTACTATACTGTTAACTCTCGTCGTAGACCCGGAAGGGGCCAGGATTACAGATCAGGCTGTGCATGAGCAACGACCTCCGGAAGATGTCAAAACTGTTGTTATCTCTCTTTTGTTCACTAAATTTATAGGAACGCTTGTTGTAGCTCAATTATTCTTTATTCCTGCTTCGTTTTATATTATTAAGGTTACCGAAATAATAGAAAAATATTTTTCATAA
- a CDS encoding RNA-binding protein, whose amino-acid sequence MNIYVGNLSYETTDEDLKEAFEQYGAVTSATVIKDKFSGKSKGFGFVEMAEKADATAAIAAMNGKEIKGRTVRVNEAQPRDSQSRGGDRRGGDSRGGNRGRDSRSGSGGGFGGGRDRY is encoded by the coding sequence ATGAATATTTATGTAGGAAATTTATCATATGAAACCACTGACGAGGATTTGAAGGAAGCTTTTGAACAGTATGGTGCTGTAACCTCAGCTACTGTAATAAAAGATAAGTTCAGCGGCAAGTCAAAAGGTTTTGGTTTTGTAGAAATGGCTGAAAAGGCTGATGCAACTGCAGCGATTGCTGCTATGAACGGAAAAGAAATCAAAGGGAGAACAGTCCGCGTTAATGAAGCACAACCACGTGATTCACAAAGCCGAGGCGGAGATAGAAGAGGCGGAGACAGTCGAGGCGGCAACAGAGGTAGAGATAGCCGAAGTGGCAGCGGTGGCGGTTTCGGTGGCGGTAGAGATAGATACTAA
- a CDS encoding RNA-binding protein: protein MNIYVGNLSYDTTEEELKELFEEFGSVKSTTVIKDKFSGKSKGFGFVEMAEKADADSAINNLNGKEIKSRTLRVNEAQPRPAMSRSGGGDRRGDSRGGNGGNRGRDSRGGGFGGGRDRY, encoded by the coding sequence ATGAATATTTATGTAGGAAATTTATCATATGATACGACTGAAGAAGAATTAAAAGAATTGTTTGAAGAATTCGGTTCAGTTAAATCAACAACTGTTATTAAAGACAAGTTCAGTGGTAAGTCAAAAGGCTTTGGCTTTGTAGAAATGGCTGAAAAGGCTGATGCTGATTCTGCAATTAATAATTTAAACGGAAAAGAAATCAAAAGTCGTACACTACGAGTGAATGAAGCTCAACCACGTCCTGCAATGAGCAGGTCTGGCGGCGGAGATAGAAGAGGCGACAGCAGAGGCGGAAATGGTGGTAATAGAGGAAGAGACAGTAGAGGTGGAGGTTTTGGTGGCGGTAGAGATAGATACTAA
- a CDS encoding DNA ligase (NAD(+)) LigA produces MNTDDRVEKQLNELKEKIYYHNYRYYVLNRPEITDYEYDMLYRKLQELEQQHPELITADSPTQRIGGTPLPYFDQYKHSIPLLSLSNAFSYDEVRDFDLRVKKSLGVTEKIEYVCELKIDGLAVSLVYDNGRFIVGATRGDGFVGENITQNLRTIHEIPLRLTEDVSIEVRGEAYMSHKSFNEINTQRSQSSAEPFANPRNAAAGSLRQLDPKITASRKLKIFVYGSSTNEEFSDHYSLMQYLITLGFVINKNLRLCKSFDEVVNYCKEWETLKNELDYDIDGVVIKVNRFDYQSILGNTAKSPRWAIAYKFAPEEVPTTILDIVLNVGRTGVITPVAILQPVQIGGVLVSRATLHNQDEIIRKNVNIGDKVLVRRAGEVIPEVASLVQPKDKPDFFIIPETCPVCKSTLSRVEGESAIKCVNITCPAQIKAKISHFASRDAMNIEGMGEALVENLVDNENLAGPLFAGLSDRKLVNLISDIYYLNEYDLLSLKGMGRQSVENILKSINRSKNAGLARLIYGLGIDLVGKQTAEILAEHYRTMDNFLNASYDDLCQIEGIGPKVGKSIEDTVRKESFVKEIKRLRDKNVKMTAEETVKQQTLNNKLFVVTGTLQKYSRTQISQLIINNGGKVTSIVSKNTDYLVVGESPGSKYDKAKELNVKIINEQEFEALLAKST; encoded by the coding sequence ATGAATACTGACGATAGAGTAGAAAAACAGCTGAACGAGCTAAAAGAGAAGATATATTATCATAATTACCGGTATTATGTATTAAATCGCCCGGAAATAACAGATTATGAATATGATATGCTATATAGAAAGCTTCAAGAGCTTGAGCAGCAACATCCCGAACTGATAACCGCAGATTCTCCCACTCAACGAATTGGAGGAACTCCATTACCCTATTTTGACCAGTACAAACACTCGATCCCGCTACTCAGTCTAAGCAATGCATTTTCATACGATGAGGTAAGAGACTTTGATTTACGTGTGAAGAAGAGCCTGGGTGTTACCGAAAAGATTGAATATGTCTGCGAGCTTAAAATCGATGGACTCGCAGTTTCGCTTGTGTATGATAATGGCCGTTTTATTGTTGGCGCTACACGTGGTGATGGATTTGTAGGAGAAAATATTACGCAGAATCTTAGAACCATTCATGAAATTCCTTTAAGGTTGACTGAGGATGTGTCTATTGAAGTTCGTGGAGAAGCATATATGTCCCACAAAAGCTTCAACGAAATAAATACACAGCGAAGTCAGTCAAGTGCCGAACCATTTGCTAATCCACGTAATGCAGCTGCTGGATCTCTGCGTCAGCTTGACCCGAAAATCACTGCTTCGAGAAAGTTAAAGATTTTCGTTTATGGAAGCTCAACCAATGAGGAATTCTCTGATCATTATTCGTTAATGCAGTATTTAATTACATTGGGATTTGTTATCAACAAAAATTTAAGATTATGTAAAAGTTTTGACGAGGTAGTCAATTACTGCAAAGAATGGGAAACCCTGAAAAATGAACTGGACTATGATATTGATGGCGTTGTAATAAAGGTAAATCGGTTTGATTACCAGTCAATCTTAGGAAATACCGCCAAAAGTCCACGATGGGCTATCGCCTACAAGTTTGCGCCTGAAGAGGTGCCCACAACAATCCTTGATATTGTTCTCAACGTTGGAAGAACTGGCGTTATTACGCCAGTTGCCATACTCCAACCAGTTCAAATAGGAGGCGTTTTGGTATCGAGGGCAACCCTTCATAATCAGGACGAAATTATCAGAAAAAATGTAAATATTGGAGACAAAGTACTGGTGAGAAGGGCCGGTGAGGTTATTCCAGAGGTTGCATCTTTAGTTCAGCCTAAAGATAAGCCCGACTTTTTTATAATTCCAGAGACGTGTCCTGTATGCAAGAGTACGCTGTCCCGTGTTGAAGGGGAATCAGCAATCAAGTGTGTTAACATAACTTGCCCCGCACAAATAAAAGCGAAAATTTCCCACTTTGCCAGCAGGGATGCAATGAACATTGAGGGTATGGGAGAAGCACTTGTTGAGAATTTGGTGGACAATGAGAATCTGGCAGGACCACTCTTTGCAGGTTTATCGGATAGAAAGCTTGTTAATCTTATATCCGATATTTATTATTTAAACGAATATGATCTGTTGAGTCTTAAAGGCATGGGAAGACAATCTGTCGAAAATATACTAAAATCGATAAATCGAAGTAAAAACGCAGGTCTTGCCAGGCTTATTTATGGGTTAGGGATCGATCTTGTTGGCAAACAGACGGCGGAAATACTCGCGGAGCACTATAGAACAATGGATAATTTTCTTAATGCCTCCTATGATGATTTATGTCAGATTGAAGGTATAGGGCCTAAAGTTGGCAAGAGTATCGAAGATACTGTCAGAAAAGAGTCTTTTGTTAAGGAAATAAAGCGACTCAGAGATAAAAATGTAAAAATGACAGCAGAGGAAACAGTTAAACAGCAGACTCTAAATAACAAATTGTTTGTTGTGACAGGTACATTACAGAAGTATTCCAGAACACAGATCTCTCAGCTAATCATTAATAACGGAGGTAAAGTGACCTCTATTGTTTCTAAAAATACTGATTATCTTGTGGTTGGGGAGTCTCCCGGTTCGAAATATGATAAAGCCAAAGAGTTAAATGTAAAAATAATTAATGAGCAAGAGTTCGAGGCCTTACTGGCGAAAAGCACCTAG